The genomic interval CCGGCTGGACGCCCTCCCTGGAGAGGAATTCGCAGGCAGGGTAATGAACGTTTCCACCTCGGGCAAGGACATGAGCGGGGTAGCGTACTTTGACGTGTGGATCGAGGTCCAGGGGAGTTCGCAGGTTCGCCCGGGCATGCAGGCCGAGGCCTACATTGAGGCAGGGAATGCCAAGGACGTGCTCCTGGTGCCCCTGGAGGCCATATTCCAGGAGGGAAGGGATTACTTCGTGGAGGTCCTGGAGAGTGACGGCACGGCACGAGTTGCTCCAGTCCAGATCGGCCTGATGGGTGAGTACGAGGCAGAAGTTAGGAGTGGTTTGGAGGAGGGTCAAGTGGTTGTGACCGGAAGCAGCCGTGACCTCCTTCCGAGCCAGGGGGCCCCTGACACCCTGTTCCAGAAGTAACCCTGCGGTTGTGGGGTGGGCCGTTCTAAGCGGGAGGAGGAGCCCTCGTGTTACCAGAAGCCTCTTTGCAGGCCGCAAGCGTAAGATTGGCTTCCTGTGCCCAGGTGGCATGGCGCGGAGTCTTGTCAAACCGCCTGCGTTCTTGGCTGACAGTCCTGAGCGTGGTGATCGGGGTCGGCTCAGTGGTGAGCCTGATGGCCATTGGTGAGGGAGCCCGCCAGGCCATCGTGCGCCAGATAGGGAGCCTGGGTGAGAATGTCATCATCATGAGGGCGGAAGATGCCTCCGTGACCTTTCGTGAGGAACTCGCCGGGGAACTGGTAGAGAGGGTCCCCAGTCTGGAGTACGCCACCCCTGTGGTCCGGGCTGAGACCAGCATACGCTGGAGACGGGTCAGGGGAAGCGCTGGCATCCTGGGAGTGAACGGGCAATTCCCCGTAATTCGCGACCACGAGGTGATCTCGGGCCGCTTCTTCTCCAACCTCCACGTGCAGCAGCGTTCGAGAGTGGCTGTGGTGGGGTACAACTACGGGCTAAGCCTGCTGGGCGGGAGAGATCCCGTGGATCACTCATTGACACTGGGCGGCCGCAGCTTCCGCATAATCGGTGTCCTGGCGCCAAAGGGAGAGGGAAGCGCCGAGGGCATCGACAACATGATAGTCGTACCATATACTGTGGCGCAGCAGCTGTCAGGGACGCGGAACGTACAGGAGGTCTGGGGAAAGGCCGCTTCTGCCGGAGAGGCTGACCTGGCCATGGCGCAGCTCAGCAGGATATTCCGCCGGGAGATCGGCCTTGATAAGATAGTCCCTTCCGGCGATGGGGAAGGGGACCCCGGTCTTCCCGAAGACATGCCAGAACAGGAGCCCATACCCATAGAGAAGTCTGTGGTTATGGAGACGCCTGTGCCGCCCGGAGAGGAACTCCCCGGCGGTTCCCTGCTGCCCGAGAAGGACATCAACGAAATGGTCACGGTAACGAGTCTTAACCAGATGCTCAAAGAGGCAGACCGGGCCAACAGGATCCTCAGTCTCCTCCTAGGAGGCATTGCCGCCGTCTCATTACTGGTTGGCGGTATTGGCATCATGAACATCATGCTGGTGTCCGTGACAGAACGCACGGCGGAGATCGGCCTTCGAAAGGCTGTGGGCGCCAAGCGATCAGACCTCCTGTCACAGTTCTTGATGGAAGCCTTCCTCTTGAGTGCCCTCGGCGGGGTACTGGGGTTAATACTCGGCAATGTGATTGTAAGGGTCATTGGCTTTTACGCTCTCGAGGCCGTCATAACGGTCCCGGTTGCCCTGGTAGCCTTCACGCTAGCGCTCGTTGTCGGGATAGCCTTCGGGGTTTACCCGGCGTGGCTGGCCTCTGGGCTGCAGCCGGTTGAAGCCTTGAGGCACCGCTAGAAGGCCCAGGAGGAACCTGCTGGGCACATGGTCACCACGGTGAGAATCCCACTGCCATCAGCGCCCTGGGGGATTGTTCCCCCAGGGTCTTGTTATCAGGTGTGTCCCCATGTTCCCTCATGTTTTGACAACACCTATCCTTGGTGAGTCACGCCTTCCCGGCCCAGGATTCACTGCTGGCCGGAATATCCAGCTCCATCCAGCCCATACTAGATGTGATGGATCTTGGCGCATGAAGGCAGCCTGGGGTCAATATTTCCCGGAAATATGCCCTTGGGACAGGAATCTGGCGCTTGCTCGGGAGAGAGGTCGCGTTGTCCACCATAGTAGTCAAGGGGGGGGGGTCCCTCCAGGGTTCAATCCACATAGAGGGTTCGAAGAACGCCGTGCTTCCCATACTGGCGGCGACCCTCCTTGGTAACACCGCCAGCACAATAGGGAACGTCCCGCATCTTGAAGACGTTCGTACCATCCTCCAACTCCTGGATGACCTTGGGGCAACTGTGACTTGGCTGGATCGCACCACGGTGAAGATCGACCCGCGGGGGGTTAACGCCCACCAGCCCTCTCAGGACCTGGTAGGCCGGATGAGGGCATCCCTGCTCGTGCTGGGACCGCTCCTGGCAAGACTGGGGCTCGCCCGCAGCCACCTGCCCGGCGGTTGTGCCATAGGCACAAGGCCCATCGACCTTCACCTGAAGGGCTTCGAAGCGCTAGGGGCTTCCGTGGCCATCAGCGGGGGAGCCATGGAAGTATCCTGCCCCCGGCTGAAAGGAGCCCACATATACCTGGATTATCCCAGTGTGACCGCAACCGAGAACATTCTCATGGCAGCCTCCACAGCCCAGGGCATTACGTTACTGGAGAATGCTGCCGAAGAGCCTGAGGTAGTCGACCTCGCCAGATTCCTCAATGCCATGGGTGCCAGTGTGACTGGTGCCGGTACCGGGACCATCACCATCGAAGGTGTGCAGGAGCTCACCGGTGTAAGCCACACGGTAATCCCAGACCGGATCGAGTGCGGGACCTACATGGTAGCCACGGCCATATCCCGGGGCTCGGTCCGCCTGGAGGGGGCTATGGCACAGCACCTCCAATCCGTGCTGGCCAAGCTCCAGGAAGCCGGGGTGTCCGTGGTAGAGGGGCCCGGCTGGCTCCAGGTGACATCCTTTCGCAGGCCAAGGGCAGTAGACATAAAGACCCTTCCCTACCCAGGTTTCCCCACAGACATGCAGGCACCCTTCATGTCACTCCTCACCCTAGCCCAGGGGGTCAGCGTCATCTCGGAGACCGTTTTCGAGAACCGTTTCCTGCACGTGGACGAGCTCAAGCGAATGGGAGCCAAGATTAAGATAGAGAGCAGGGCAGCGGTTATACAGGGGGTTAGGAGCCTTAGCGGGGCCCCGGTTAAGGCCACAGACCTCAGGGCTGGAGCAGCGCTGGTCTTAGCCGGCCTGGCGGCGGAGGGAGTCACCATGGTGTCCTCAGCCGAGCACATCCAGCGCGGGTATGTGGACATGCCTGGTAAACTCAGGGCCCTTGGGGTCGACGTGGAGACATACCCGTAACTAGGCACTGCTAGTGCTTAGCCAGTACCCCCGTTGTGGACATATTCCGGTCATATCACCCTTCTGACCACCATATACATTAGCGTACCGCGACATTCCGGGGGTGACACGGGTGGTCAGGGTGGTGGGCTGGGTGACGCTGTTCCTCCTCCTCATCATCGTGGGGCTTCCCGCGGTCTTAGTGCGAGGGCTGGACTTTGCCCCTCCCCCTATCGAGCCTGAAAGTGAGCCAGTCATCGTGAACCTTCTCCTGCCAGGCGGCAGCGTAGAGCGGATACCTCTGGAGGAGTACGTGAAGGGCGTGGTAGCCGCCGAAATGCCAACCTCCTTTCACATGGAGGCCCTGAAGGCCCAGGCAGTGGTGGCTCGGACCTACGCCGTGAGGAGACTGAGGGAGAAGGGAGACACCGGAGCTGCCCTTCACCCCGAGGCAGACCTGACAGCCGACCCGTCTGTTGACCAAGCCTACGTATCCAAGGATGAAGCCCGTGCCCGGTGGGGCATCTTTACCTTC from Bacillota bacterium carries:
- the murA gene encoding UDP-N-acetylglucosamine 1-carboxyvinyltransferase, coding for MSTIVVKGGGSLQGSIHIEGSKNAVLPILAATLLGNTASTIGNVPHLEDVRTILQLLDDLGATVTWLDRTTVKIDPRGVNAHQPSQDLVGRMRASLLVLGPLLARLGLARSHLPGGCAIGTRPIDLHLKGFEALGASVAISGGAMEVSCPRLKGAHIYLDYPSVTATENILMAASTAQGITLLENAAEEPEVVDLARFLNAMGASVTGAGTGTITIEGVQELTGVSHTVIPDRIECGTYMVATAISRGSVRLEGAMAQHLQSVLAKLQEAGVSVVEGPGWLQVTSFRRPRAVDIKTLPYPGFPTDMQAPFMSLLTLAQGVSVISETVFENRFLHVDELKRMGAKIKIESRAAVIQGVRSLSGAPVKATDLRAGAALVLAGLAAEGVTMVSSAEHIQRGYVDMPGKLRALGVDVETYP
- a CDS encoding ABC transporter permease; translated protein: MSNRLRSWLTVLSVVIGVGSVVSLMAIGEGARQAIVRQIGSLGENVIIMRAEDASVTFREELAGELVERVPSLEYATPVVRAETSIRWRRVRGSAGILGVNGQFPVIRDHEVISGRFFSNLHVQQRSRVAVVGYNYGLSLLGGRDPVDHSLTLGGRSFRIIGVLAPKGEGSAEGIDNMIVVPYTVAQQLSGTRNVQEVWGKAASAGEADLAMAQLSRIFRREIGLDKIVPSGDGEGDPGLPEDMPEQEPIPIEKSVVMETPVPPGEELPGGSLLPEKDINEMVTVTSLNQMLKEADRANRILSLLLGGIAAVSLLVGGIGIMNIMLVSVTERTAEIGLRKAVGAKRSDLLSQFLMEAFLLSALGGVLGLILGNVIVRVIGFYALEAVITVPVALVAFTLALVVGIAFGVYPAWLASGLQPVEALRHR